One genomic window of Stieleria sp. JC731 includes the following:
- the serC gene encoding 3-phosphoserine/phosphohydroxythreonine transaminase: protein MTATATDQRAYNFSAGPAVLPESVLEEVRDELLCLPGARASLLELSHRDKVFIDILHDAENSIRSLLNISDDYSVMFLQGGAALQFSMIPANLLRGRDKSAAYLQTGTWGKKAIGEAKKEGKVDIVYNAAESNFNHVPTPGDYEVSDDAAYLYYCSNETIQGVQFQDEPKCPENVPLICDASSDFMHRPLDVNKYGMIYACAQKNAGPAGVTVVVMRKDLLEIGSDSLPGYLQYKNHAEADSEWNTPPTFAIWVLGKVARWLSKDIGGLEAMEKLNREKAALLYDAIDSSNGFYKGHAKPECRSLMNATFVLPNDELQAAFLSEAANNDLVALKGHRSVGGIRASIYNAMPKEGAKALADFMTSFATKNA, encoded by the coding sequence ATGACTGCAACTGCGACCGATCAACGCGCCTACAATTTTTCTGCCGGACCAGCTGTTTTGCCTGAGTCGGTTCTTGAAGAGGTCCGCGACGAGCTGTTGTGCCTGCCCGGGGCACGTGCTTCGCTGCTTGAATTGAGCCACCGCGACAAGGTGTTTATTGACATCTTGCACGATGCAGAAAACTCGATTCGTTCGCTGTTGAACATCAGCGACGATTATTCCGTGATGTTCCTGCAGGGTGGTGCGGCACTACAGTTTTCGATGATTCCGGCCAACCTATTGCGTGGCCGCGATAAATCGGCTGCCTACTTGCAAACGGGAACGTGGGGCAAGAAGGCGATCGGCGAAGCCAAGAAAGAAGGCAAAGTTGACATCGTCTACAACGCGGCCGAATCGAACTTTAATCATGTGCCCACTCCGGGCGACTACGAAGTGTCCGACGACGCGGCGTACCTCTACTACTGCAGCAACGAAACCATTCAAGGCGTTCAATTCCAGGACGAACCGAAGTGTCCTGAGAACGTGCCGTTGATCTGTGATGCCTCCAGTGACTTCATGCACCGCCCACTGGACGTTAACAAGTACGGGATGATCTACGCCTGTGCTCAAAAGAATGCCGGGCCAGCCGGTGTGACGGTCGTCGTGATGCGTAAAGACCTGCTGGAAATCGGCAGCGATTCGTTGCCTGGATACCTGCAGTACAAGAACCACGCCGAAGCCGATTCGGAATGGAACACGCCACCAACGTTTGCCATTTGGGTGCTCGGTAAAGTCGCCCGTTGGCTATCCAAAGACATTGGCGGTTTGGAAGCGATGGAAAAGCTGAACCGTGAAAAGGCAGCGTTGCTGTATGACGCGATCGATTCGTCCAACGGTTTCTACAAGGGCCATGCCAAGCCCGAATGTCGTTCGTTGATGAATGCAACCTTTGTTCTTCCAAATGACGAACTGCAAGCCGCATTCCTGAGCGAAGCGGCCAACAACGACCTCGTCGCGCTCAAGGGACACCGCAGCGTTGGCGGTATTCGCGCAAGCATCTACAACGCGATGCCTAAAGAGGGCGCCAAAGCCCTTGCCGATTTCATGACTTCGTTCGCGACCAAGAACGCGTAG
- a CDS encoding phosphoglycerate dehydrogenase has product MYKILTLNNISVKGLERLPREKYEISSDTKSPDAVLLRSFKMHDMEIPETVAAIGRAGAGVNNIPIDKMTKRGVPVFNAPGANANAVKELVLAGLLIATRNIYPAMKFAETLEGNDAEVSTAVESGKKNYVGAELHSKTLGVIGLGAIGIRVANAASALGMKVVGYDPLISVENAWKLSRNIQQAMNLDHLFSQCDAVSVHVPLLDATRGLVSKERIAMMNDGAIVVNLARGGICDDEAVVAALESGKLSSYVIDFPTSALLRHPKVIAFPHLGASTEEAEENCAVMVADQVRDFLEDGTIRNSVNFPEAILPRGGSGSRVTIANANVPNMVGQISAILAKANLNIADLLNKSRGELAYTVIDLDGTIEESALEALRSIEGVLSVRHLPLKK; this is encoded by the coding sequence ATGTACAAAATCCTCACGCTCAACAACATCTCCGTCAAAGGACTCGAACGACTCCCGCGTGAGAAATACGAGATCAGCAGCGACACCAAATCACCCGATGCGGTCTTGCTACGCTCGTTCAAGATGCATGACATGGAGATCCCTGAGACGGTTGCCGCGATCGGCCGCGCCGGTGCTGGTGTCAACAATATCCCGATCGACAAAATGACCAAACGCGGGGTACCGGTCTTCAACGCGCCTGGTGCGAATGCCAACGCGGTTAAAGAACTGGTTCTCGCGGGATTGCTAATCGCGACTCGCAACATCTATCCGGCGATGAAGTTCGCCGAGACCCTTGAAGGCAACGACGCGGAAGTCTCGACCGCAGTCGAATCGGGCAAGAAGAACTATGTCGGTGCCGAACTGCACTCCAAAACGCTTGGCGTGATCGGACTCGGTGCGATCGGTATCCGTGTTGCCAATGCCGCCAGCGCCCTGGGAATGAAAGTGGTCGGCTACGACCCGTTGATTTCCGTCGAAAACGCGTGGAAGCTGTCGCGCAACATTCAACAGGCGATGAACCTCGATCACCTGTTTTCGCAGTGCGACGCCGTTTCCGTTCACGTCCCATTGCTGGACGCGACGCGAGGCTTGGTTAGCAAAGAACGCATCGCGATGATGAACGACGGTGCGATCGTCGTAAACTTGGCTCGTGGCGGAATCTGTGATGATGAAGCCGTCGTCGCTGCACTGGAAAGCGGAAAGCTATCGTCCTACGTGATCGACTTCCCGACCAGCGCTCTGCTGCGTCATCCTAAAGTCATCGCCTTCCCACACCTTGGTGCATCGACCGAAGAAGCCGAAGAGAACTGTGCTGTCATGGTCGCAGACCAAGTCCGTGACTTCCTCGAAGACGGCACGATCCGCAATTCGGTGAACTTCCCCGAAGCGATCCTGCCACGCGGTGGTAGCGGATCTCGCGTGACAATCGCCAACGCCAATGTTCCCAACATGGTCGGGCAGATCTCTGCTATCCTGGCAAAAGCCAACCTGAATATCGCCGACTTGTTGAACAAGTCTCGGGGCGAGTTGGCTTATACCGTTATCGACCTCGATGGAACGATCGAAGAGTCCGCACTGGAAGCGTTGCGAAGCATCGAAGGGGTTCTTTCGGTGCGGCACCTGCCTCTGAAAAAATAG